The segment GGAGCACCAGCCTATTGGCACCACCACTGCTTGAGGTATTCCTGCAACCCATGTTTTCAACAAGAAATTCCTGACCACACACCAACTAACACAGACACGGCTAAGAGCAGCAGGCTGTAGTTGGCAGCATATACAGACGACAGAAGCAAGAGGGACCAAAGAAGCACAGAAGAGACATGCACTTTGACAGGAAGTGGGGAGAGGTGGAAGTGCGGCATGAGCTCCTGTCCTACCTCTTCCTCCTCGTGGGCCTTGAGAGCAGGTGACAAAAGGCAAGGCTTGGTTATTGacagcacacacgcacacaaatagacagacagacaaacagacacacattggtaaagaaagtaatgaaactcAAGGGGAATGCAACATTAGAAAATGACAGCTTGTATTAGTATAGTTTAGGATCAAATTACAAAACCATATCATCTGTTTCATGGTAGTAGTAAAGCTCAACAACCCTGAGATTACGTTCATACCTACAAAACTGTACACAAAGGTGGATAGAACAAACAGAACTTGAAAAGTGTGTACATAAGAACATAAATTAAACtgcaccaattaacctaaattTGTAATAAATAAGCATAATGGTTAAGGGTTGAATAACTAAAAACTTGACACACATTGGAGCTTGTTAAACTCGTTATCCAAACCAGATGAATTATTGATGTTCTTTGTTGTCACAGTAGAAGTGGAAACATGAGTTATCTGTTCCCTCTTTCCAACTGTGCCCAAGTAGCTGAATTATTAAACTTATGAGTGGGTCGTATAACCCATATGTCCGCCAGCTCACTGTTACTGCACCTTTACAGGTAAGATGGAGCAAGCAACGTCAAGAAGACACCATTGCTCGGTGAGGATGTGTCTCTTGTATTACCTCGTGTTCTTCCTCTGAGTGCTGCGACAACTGGTCATGCTGGATGATTTCAGCCTCGTCCTCAGTGGGTCCGTTTCCCACCCTTATTCCTCCAAAGTTCTGTGTTCCCTGTCGcacaaagaatgaaaataaataaaaagaaagggatTGTTTATCAATTTATGTGTCTATGATGGTATGAAAATAATGTTCCATAGAGTTCCATAGACCAGCAGTGACTCCAGGTCTGGAGTATCTTACCAAATGTTTCCGCCACAAGTACTGTCTCCGTAGAACCAGAGTTTTCACTATTAACATACAGGGAACACATGCCAAGGCGATGACCACCAAGAGTGATTGTATAACCATCTACACATtcagaagataaaaacaaacaaacaaaaaaaaggccaaTTATTATTATAGTATTCCTATAGTTAATTTAAGGACACATGGACGGAGGGAACAAACAGTGGTATCAGACCTGTCCACTGTAGAGAGCTCTGTTACTGGGGTCATTGTAGTTGAAGAGAAACATGTTGATAAAGGCGATGAGGAGACTGGGAGCATCTCTGGAGGTTTGGGCATCATATGCAACCCACTTATAGAAGACCAGAATGACCAGGTAGCCAAACAAACTGGCCATGAAGACAATCTCTGGGATAAAGCCCAAGTAGATATTCAATGGCTTCTGGAAATACCTAAAGAGAACCAGAAACAGCAAATTTTACAAACTTTCAAAGAGGCATGAAAAAGTAGGACAAAGTATAAAATGGGAAAGAATATCTCACAAGTGGTTGAAAAGACTGAGTGTGACTCCAAAAAGCATGTGGATGACCCCCAGGACGACTGACATCTTCATCTTGAAGGAGTTCAGGAATGTCAGCTTGTTGGTTGCAATGTTCCATATCTGGGAGACAATGTGATTaatttgtatgtatatataaaatagtTAGTTTactttagcattagcatttttaGATTTGAGCAAAGAACATTAACTCATGTTCAACTAATATACAATCATTTGAAAAGagcagaatgaatgaatcaacaaagaaatgtattcacCGGGTCAATGCCAATGGGGTATGGCCCTTTAAAGACGCCATCTATTGCTGGGTCCAACTGCAAAACTCTGTTGCCGTCAAGTGTTTCAGACCTAAAGAGACAATAACACATCACTTCTCTGATGTATTACTCCACACCTAGAGCAGGCACTGTGTTAAAGCACCAGCATTTAATACGAACAGTGACACTCACGTCCAGTTGCCTCCTACACGGGAGTCAAACATGGGCCTGACGCTCCAGCCAGAGCCAAACACGTTGAGGGACTTGGAGAAGCAGTCGTTGTAAATGATGCCCGTGTAGATTGAGAAGATTCCCATCAGCAGGATGATATAGCGCCCCGCAAACACCATGCTGAACATCTGCCAGAAATCAGAAAAcatgtgtaaaaacaaaaaaagctggcCATGCACATCTGAGAGAATAAACGgatattaaaaagatttttaaaaagattcGCCAGGTCTAACAAATCAGGACCTGGCTTGTCACCTGTGAGGAAGGTGTGGGACTGATGAGATGGCAATGATGGGATCCATACCTCATTATCGTTCTTCTGAGCCATCAGCCTGCTCTCTCTCAACACAAGGTAAAGGGCAGCACAAGTCATGAGCACCCCATGGCCCAGGTCACCGAACATGACCgcaaaaaggaaagggaaggtGATGATGGTGTATGGTGCTGGAGACAAGAAGGCAGGGAGGCATGCATCACATCAGAAGGTGGCGTGGCAAGTGATAAATGAGTTTCACATTTGAAACATGGCAACAAGGTGATAGCGGATGATGCGAGGAGTAGCTGTATTTCGTTGCTAGAACGGTGGGGAGACAGACTTAGTGATAAACAAAAGATTCATATGAGGGATCTGAGTGAAGACAGAGACATTAGAATGAACAGAGAAAGACGTTATACATGCTTACCAGGGTTAATCTCACGGTAGCTGCCAATTCCATAGGCATCCACAATGTTTTGAAAGCCTGAGGTGAACTTGTTTGTCTTGTTGTAGGTAGGTGGTGTCTGCTTGGTCTGCATCCTGTTGAGGATGGAAGGCACTGTGGAGCCACTCTTTTCCTGTAGTACAGAACATGTGATTACACGTTCTCCTTCACTACATTTCAGATATAATGCAGTAAGCTCATTGCTGCTGCCCActcataaaaaataatttgctCTTTGTGAGtggaaattatttattcatttatctgagggtttttttttgtttgtttggtttttttttttgtttgtttgtttgttttttaagcagTTGTGTTTGCTCTCGTCTTGacttgtaaataaataaaccttaaCTTGTAGTGGCTATATTTTGTTGCACAAAATTATTGTATCCTGCTTGCTGAAAAACCTGTTTGTATTGACACAATTGAGACTTGTTGGTTTCAGACTGGTTCTGCTACATTCTATACCTTGTATACCTATGACCAGGTATACAAGTACAAAAGAATGGGGCTTTGTGTGGCTGCTTCCatagaataagaaaaaaaaattgttaaacagcttccaataaaaatgaaattcctGCTCCTGGGCTACTCACCGTCCCCCTGCGCAGGGCAAACTGGATGGAATCCATGTCAGAGATGGGACACCACACCTCAGCGATCAGACACTTCTGAGTGACATCAATGTTGCAGAGGTTGAGGGTGTGGTAGATCgccttcatcttcctcacctTGATGAACCACACTCTGACTGTCTTGGCTGCAGCCTGCAGGACCCTCTGCCTGTGATCCTCAGTCTGGTTCAGCACCTTTTGGGGAAGATAAGAGTAGACCAGTACTACATGATGTGTTCACACTACTTATAATCATATCCCtatttgattcagattttccTGCCAGGGGTTAGTCCCAGCGGTAAGGAATACCTCCAACAGCCAGATAATAATACCACTTAcaagaaaactaaaaatgacAACATTGAGGCACAATTTTTCTTGAAATTCATAGAAATGGTTGGCATTGGCTGACATGATTAGTGAGCTGTAACTCACATGTTGTGGTTGCTCAGTGtatatttaaaagaaacagGGTCTGTACTCCAGGAGGTTTTGCAATAAGGCCAAGGCCAAATCCCATGATCAGCAAATGGCTGGATATTTAAACTCTGCCTACAGGCGAAGTCTTGCCTGCTGTCAAAGGGCTTGGTGGCCCACACATAGCTGAGAGCTGCCAAATAGCTTGAGATTCCTCATCATCCACACTGCTCAGTCATTCATTTACTGCCCACTCAGCAACAAGCATAATGTTGCATTCACTAACACATTTCCTGATATATACAACAGGCAAGCATTGAGCACCTGTCTCAAACAAGCTATGACTGATGCAGTATTCGAAAAAGTCACACTTGAAGAAAACTGACACAACTTGTTAACTGAGAAAAGCAACATGAGAGATGTATCCCAGGATGCAGTGAGTGCAACAAATGAGAAGGAATTCAACACCACAGGCAATACTTGGTGGAGTTCCCATGACACGATAGTGCATGTCGGAGAAGATCCCGTTTTATAAATATCAAATTAGAGCTGGACCACAGACATGTTGATTGATAGCAGCAAGAGCTTAGGGAGCCATTATTTTGCCATATGAACAGAGCAGAATTTATCTCCACACCATTGTCAGATTTAAAGTGCACTATGAAGTCAGATTAGTTCTCGTAACTCTTCTCTaacatttatcttttaaaaacagctttttactTCTGTGGTCCACATAAGGTTTTCTACAAAtgtacagacaaaaaaaatgtatttactttgaACTTATGACTATCGGGCTGAGATGAAATTGTGAAAGCAGATGTGTTCCTGTTTTCTTGTCTTAAAACATTTCCCCTATCGGCACTTTCCGTTGAATAAAATCTTGCTGAcgagagaaaagcaaaaagtaaCAAAAGAGAGAACTACCCATAGATAGTTTTACCATTTGAAGGTCCTCAATGCGGGCATTCACTCCTGCTAacatctctttcctctcctgaGGTGTTTCTGGACACGGGTACAAAGTCGCTCTGAACCTGAGGACAGATCATGAAGAATAATTATACTCTGTTATTCCCCAAACACACTTGATGGATTGCAGAAATGTTGCCGAGTCGCTTACCCCTCACAGATCTTCTTCACTCTATTCTTCAGCTGGTCTCCctggaagaagatgatgaagacaGACTTGTGCACTTGGTCGCTCTGTAGAAACATCACACGGTTAGGAGAACACTGCATCTTCCCAAAGTTACATACACcgaaacattttgtttatttgcaggTACTGACAGTAGTCGGGTCCTCCAGAGGATCTTCAATTTCTGCCTGCCTCAGAAACACATTTCCTCTGCAAACTCTCCACAACATCCTCTCAAATGTGGGGATACGTTCTCTCCCAATGACTCCAGCCACAAATCTATAATGAATGGAGACATTTCAGCACTGGTGTTACAAATTACCCACATTAACATGGACAAAATCTTtacaaatcaaatttgaaacatattttaaaactttaaggGGTTTTATTACATTGATGAGGAGATGTAGCAGAAAAGTGTGACAATGATGTACAGATATttgacataaaacattttaaaatgtgtgaatcAGAGACTATTTTCATGCAATTACGGAAAGCTGATCAGCATGATAGTGAAACCCAGTAGGGATTGCATTTCTGAATTGAGTGCTGAATGGATTTGCAGTGACCTTTGTTGCTTATTTAAGCTTGGCAGCCTGAGCTGGTGTGTGGAAGACAATTGGCTAGTTTCTACATTAGAGTTTCAGACACAGAAGTGCCTGAAGTGCACAGAACTGAAATCTCCAAAAAAAGCTTAATCCTCACCCAAGTCTGAGAGGAGCCcctctgatgacatcattgggGTCATATTGGGCGGCAGATTCCTCAAGTAAACTGGGGTCTTCCATCTGGATGGGAGACAgttaatgaaatattcagacagcacacaaatacacttgtGAACAGTGCAAAAGTACAAAACCTCTTGAACATTTGATTTACAAGAATGTTAAGCAATTCTTTGAAAAGAATTATATAGAAGCAGGGCCAGAGTTAGCTTGAAGCACTGACAGTGAACTTCATCAGTTAATGTCTTAACAGCTACATGTTTGGCTAAATGATTCACCTCCATCAATGCTCATAGCATTGTAAAAGGTCACTTAATGCTTGTGAGTGCAGTGAAGTTGAACTGATGTTGGGCAAAGGTGGAAAGACAGAGAAGTTTGGTCTGGTAAATAAACAGCACACGCAGAACTACCTAGCAAATTAAGTAGTGTGTGAacttcccttttttccttctatatatctatctatatcaTAACTCTTAAGTTTGTACATATTCCTATTAATATTTCTATTCTGGTGTGCCTGTAACTGCTGGGAATTattaaagtatttctgattctgatctggTCATGTGAGCAACCATAACTGATCATAAGTCCACACACCCTTTGCCAAATCACAGCACAATaagtgttcatttgtgtgtgtgtgtgtgtgtgtgtgtgtgtgtgtttgaaatctGAACAGGTACCTCAAACACAATCTGTATTACACCAGTGCAACGCTGTAAACACCTGAGCAGCTACCTACAGAAGgaaaagtctctctctctctctctctctctctctctctcgctttcagGCCACCAAAATGTTATTTGGGCATATGAGACTGGTTTTCAGGTTGTACATGTGCCATGAAGCTGACCTCATCAAAAAACTGTTGCGTACGGCGTAGAATGTGCTTAAGCTCAGTCAGTTCAAGGAAGTTCTTTTTTAGAGCTTCTTGGTTGGTGTTTATTTCCTTCAGCTCATTCTCAAGCTTCTCAAATGTAGCCTG is part of the Echeneis naucrates chromosome 8, fEcheNa1.1, whole genome shotgun sequence genome and harbors:
- the atp6v0a1a gene encoding V-type proton ATPase 116 kDa subunit a isoform X1, whose product is MGELFRSEEMTLAQLFLQSEAAYCCVSELGEIGMVQFRDLNPDVNVFQRKFVNEVRRCEEMDRKLRFVEKEIKKANIPIVDTGENPEVPFPRDMIDLEATFEKLENELKEINTNQEALKKNFLELTELKHILRRTQQFFDEMEDPSLLEESAAQYDPNDVIRGAPLRLGFVAGVIGRERIPTFERMLWRVCRGNVFLRQAEIEDPLEDPTTSDQVHKSVFIIFFQGDQLKNRVKKICEGFRATLYPCPETPQERKEMLAGVNARIEDLQMVLNQTEDHRQRVLQAAAKTVRVWFIKVRKMKAIYHTLNLCNIDVTQKCLIAEVWCPISDMDSIQFALRRGTEKSGSTVPSILNRMQTKQTPPTYNKTNKFTSGFQNIVDAYGIGSYREINPAPYTIITFPFLFAVMFGDLGHGVLMTCAALYLVLRESRLMAQKNDNEMFSMVFAGRYIILLMGIFSIYTGIIYNDCFSKSLNVFGSGWSVRPMFDSRVGGNWTSETLDGNRVLQLDPAIDGVFKGPYPIGIDPIWNIATNKLTFLNSFKMKMSVVLGVIHMLFGVTLSLFNHLYFQKPLNIYLGFIPEIVFMASLFGYLVILVFYKWVAYDAQTSRDAPSLLIAFINMFLFNYNDPSNRALYSGQMVIQSLLVVIALACVPCMLIVKTLVLRRQYLWRKHLGTQNFGGIRVGNGPTEDEAEIIQHDQLSQHSEEEHEPCLLSPALKAHEEEEFNFADVAVHQAIHTIEYCLGCISNTASYLRLWALSLAHAQLSEVLWSMVMHIGLSSRSFILLSIVFFFFSVLTVAILLIMEGLSAFLHALRLHWVEFQNKFYSGQGFKFLPFTFESILDGKPED
- the atp6v0a1a gene encoding V-type proton ATPase 116 kDa subunit a isoform X2, which encodes MGELFRSEEMTLAQLFLQSEAAYCCVSELGEIGMVQFRDLNPDVNVFQRKFVNEVRRCEEMDRKLRFVEKEIKKANIPIVDTGENPEVPFPRDMIDLEATFEKLENELKEINTNQEALKKNFLELTELKHILRRTQQFFDEMEDPSLLEESAAQYDPNDVIRGAPLRLGFVAGVIGRERIPTFERMLWRVCRGNVFLRQAEIEDPLEDPTTSDQVHKSVFIIFFQGDQLKNRVKKICEGFRATLYPCPETPQERKEMLAGVNARIEDLQMVLNQTEDHRQRVLQAAAKTVRVWFIKVRKMKAIYHTLNLCNIDVTQKCLIAEVWCPISDMDSIQFALRRGTEKSGSTVPSILNRMQTKQTPPTYNKTNKFTSGFQNIVDAYGIGSYREINPAPYTIITFPFLFAVMFGDLGHGVLMTCAALYLVLRESRLMAQKNDNEMFSMVFAGRYIILLMGIFSIYTGIIYNDCFSKSLNVFGSGWSVRPMFDSRVGGNWTSETLDGNRVLQLDPAIDGVFKGPYPIGIDPIWNIATNKLTFLNSFKMKMSVVLGVIHMLFGVTLSLFNHLYFQKPLNIYLGFIPEIVFMASLFGYLVILVFYKWVAYDAQTSRDAPSLLIAFINMFLFNYNDPSNRALYSGQMVIQSLLVVIALACVPCMLIVKTLVLRRQYLWRKHLGTQNFGGIRVGNGPTEDEAEIIQHDQLSQHSEEEHEFNFADVAVHQAIHTIEYCLGCISNTASYLRLWALSLAHAQLSEVLWSMVMHIGLSSRSFILLSIVFFFFSVLTVAILLIMEGLSAFLHALRLHWVEFQNKFYSGQGFKFLPFTFESILDGKPED